One genomic region from Amphiprion ocellaris isolate individual 3 ecotype Okinawa chromosome 20, ASM2253959v1, whole genome shotgun sequence encodes:
- the lgals3a gene encoding galectin-3 isoform X2, with amino-acid sequence MSDFSLADALGDDTPSQAKKIGNTNPSAPASNHPPATNPGWPGSAPGAPTQPSAPGDYAGGSSGPGAPGQFPFPSGPGAPGQYPAPPSAPGGFPPGPGIPGQYPPAPGAPGQFPSSPGAPGQFPGQYPPEGAPGQLPGGPVPYPTGPFPSGPGAPPGPYPNVPFPGGQPGGGNGMYGPGGPGAFPPPAGPGSFPAFPAGGFPPIPPGSWGPPAGGGFPPAPGNFGPGPGPVPPYGGPAAPGGSLPRYKPPFY; translated from the exons ATGTCAGATTTCTCG CTGGCTGATGCCTTAGGAGACGACACTCCAAGCCAGGCAAAGAAAATAGGCAACACTAACCCGTCTGCTCCTGCCAGCAACCACCCACCTGCCACAAACCCAGGATGGCCTGGTTCAGCCCCAGGAGCTCCCACCCAGCCCTCTGCTCCGGGTGACTACGCTGGTGGATCATCTGGCCCAGGGGCGCCGGGACAGTTCCCGTTCCCCTCAGGTCCCGGAGCACCGGGACAGTACCCAGCACCTCCTTCAGCCCCTGGTGGGTTCCCACCTGGTCCTGGGATACCTGGACAATATCCACCAGCACCAGGAGCTCCGGGGCAGTTCCCCTCCAGCCCTGGAGCCCCCGGGCAGTTCCCTGGGCAGTATCCACCTGAAGGTGCTCCAGGACAGCTACCTGGAGGTCCTGTTCCCTACCCAACCGGACCATTTCCTTCGGGCCCTGGAGCTCCACCTGGGCCTTACCCAAATGTGCCTTTCCCTGGTGGTCAGCCGGGAGGAGGCAATGGCATGTATGGACCAGGTGGTCCAGGTGCATTCCCCCCTCCAGCTGGCCCCGGCTCTTTCCCTGCATTCCCAGCTGGAGGCTTTCCCCCAATACCCCCTGGGTCATGGGGACCACCTGCAGGTGGAGGCTTCCCTCCTGCCCCTGGCAACTTTGGTCCCGGTCCAGGGCCTGTGCCTCCATATGGTGGGCCTGCTGCTCCAGGAGGCTCGCTG CCCAGATATAAACCACCATTTTATTGA
- the lgals3a gene encoding galectin-3 isoform X1 produces the protein MSDFSLADALGDDTPSQAKKIGNTNPSAPASNHPPATNPGWPGSAPGAPTQPSAPGDYAGGSSGPGAPGQFPFPSGPGAPGQYPAPPSAPGGFPPGPGIPGQYPPAPGAPGQFPSSPGAPGQFPGQYPPEGAPGQLPGGPVPYPTGPFPSGPGAPPGPYPNVPFPGGQPGGGNGMYGPGGPGAFPPPAGPGSFPAFPAGGFPPIPPGSWGPPAGGGFPPAPGNFGPGPGPVPPYGGPAAPGGSLMVPYDLPLHAGIMPRLLITIVGEPVPGADRFNVDFIKGSDVVFHFNPRFHEQTIVRNSNLGGYWGPEEREGGFPFVQGQRFELKILVEEDMFKVAVDGNHLLEYEHRVGGLEEVTLLRVVGDIVLYSAAPSMI, from the exons ATGTCAGATTTCTCG CTGGCTGATGCCTTAGGAGACGACACTCCAAGCCAGGCAAAGAAAATAGGCAACACTAACCCGTCTGCTCCTGCCAGCAACCACCCACCTGCCACAAACCCAGGATGGCCTGGTTCAGCCCCAGGAGCTCCCACCCAGCCCTCTGCTCCGGGTGACTACGCTGGTGGATCATCTGGCCCAGGGGCGCCGGGACAGTTCCCGTTCCCCTCAGGTCCCGGAGCACCGGGACAGTACCCAGCACCTCCTTCAGCCCCTGGTGGGTTCCCACCTGGTCCTGGGATACCTGGACAATATCCACCAGCACCAGGAGCTCCGGGGCAGTTCCCCTCCAGCCCTGGAGCCCCCGGGCAGTTCCCTGGGCAGTATCCACCTGAAGGTGCTCCAGGACAGCTACCTGGAGGTCCTGTTCCCTACCCAACCGGACCATTTCCTTCGGGCCCTGGAGCTCCACCTGGGCCTTACCCAAATGTGCCTTTCCCTGGTGGTCAGCCGGGAGGAGGCAATGGCATGTATGGACCAGGTGGTCCAGGTGCATTCCCCCCTCCAGCTGGCCCCGGCTCTTTCCCTGCATTCCCAGCTGGAGGCTTTCCCCCAATACCCCCTGGGTCATGGGGACCACCTGCAGGTGGAGGCTTCCCTCCTGCCCCTGGCAACTTTGGTCCCGGTCCAGGGCCTGTGCCTCCATATGGTGGGCCTGCTGCTCCAGGAGGCTCGCTG ATGGTGCCATATGATCTCCCGCTTCATGCTGGAATTATGCCACGACTTTTAATCACAATAGTCGGGGAGCCCGTTCCAGGTGCAGACAG gTTCAATGTTGACTTCATCAAAGGTTCAGATGTCGTCTTTCACTTCAACCCTCGATTTCATGAGCAAACAATTGTCAGGAACTCCAACCTTGGAGGATACTGGGGTCCAGAGGAGCGGGAAGGAGGCTTCCCATTTGTTCAGGGACAACGTTTTGAG ctgaagatCCTGGTGGAGGAGGACATGTTCAAAGTGGCCGTGGACGGCAACCACCTGCTGGAGTATGAGCACAGAGTCGGCGGGCTGGAGGAAGTGACTCTGCTGCGAGTCGTAGGAGACATCGTCCTGTACAGCGCCGCCCCGAGTATGATCTGA
- the synj2bp gene encoding synaptojanin-2-binding protein, with the protein MNGSLHSAANVVDIKLKRGPAGLGFNIVGGVDQQYVMNDSGIYVSKIKEDGAAALDGRLQEGDKILAINGVLLKDRTHKDTVELFRTAGEDVELKVLKKPRHMNGPTGSQPDHQPSVSYLGILAVLAGAAAVIAFIYKRRN; encoded by the exons ATGAACGGCTCCCTGCACTCCGCGGCCAACGTGGTGGACATCAAACTGAAGCGAGGACCGGCCG gtttgggATTCAATATAGTTGGAGGTGTGGACCAGCAGTATGTAATGAATGACAGTGGCATAtatgtgtccaaaattaaaGAAGATGGAGCTGCAGCGTTGGATGGAAGACTCCAAGAGGGCGACAAGATACTGGCG ATAAACGGAGTCTTACTGAAGGATCGGACGCACAAAGATACGGTGGAGCTGTTCAGGACGGCAGGGGAGGACGTGGAGCTCAAAGTTCTGAAAAAG CCACGTCACATGAACGGACCAACCGGCTCACAACCGGATCACCAGCCTTCCGTGTCTTATCTGGGAATACTGGCAGTGTTGGCGGGAGCTGCCGCGGTCATTGCATTCATTTACAAGCGGCGCAATTAG